The stretch of DNA CAACTATATGGACGTTTGGACGAAAGTTTCGCTGGTTACTGcggatccagaactgaaaatcgattcaataaacttacttattTTACGACTTTCTGAtatctcggcggtgttttcttactctggccacgaataagttcaccggctttgatcagtcgtgagattaaacttagattgggctataaaacataaacaaggttaaaagaaaagaaaatattcaaatcGCTCGACGCATTATTAAAGCTTCATACTttcagctaattcaagacgtctcttgtgagcttttgATGAAGTCCCtaaggtttttctttgtttcgtcGACGTGAAGGAGAAAGCGTCTCGCTTTGGAGAGGTTTTCGGAGTTGAAGCGAGGTTCTCTGCtgatctctttgttgtttcgGATTTCCTCGGATTGTTGTTGTTCTCTCCTCTCCGTTTTCTGTTCTCCTTCGCTTGAATTTTCTGTCTCCAGTTCGTCTTCTTTTTCTGCTGTGTCGAGCTGTTTTTCAaaagccagcgcggtcacgccctcaTGGAAGGCGTCCTTTTCTGATTGGGCGCGAGTTCAGGCTCACGTGACCGACTTCATGAGACAGGAAAGGGGGAAGGTTGAATCAGAGATTTGAACAGTAAGTAATAAAATAGACATTTCCCGCATCGAAATTTCCTATTCATATTAGTAACATaccacaatgagtgtcctggattattaatatcaaacatttacataagatttcatcctggggtacgttgtgtttacgtcccTTTTACAATAATATGTTAGAAAAAcattaatccgttttctctaGACAGAGACAaaacttcttttcatgatagaaacaatcagcaatatacatcatttcattagaaggtggacattcatctgagggcacagaaagtgacattaatacatttgtttatacacatttaatcataATTTGACTTCATTCCAGTCATTTGTTTTAGGtgactccgagcgaggcgtagtttcgccagtgtccatttggggtcgctgttggtccatgccatGTTGGTTGTCGAATAGGTGAGTCACGGGGGTTCAACCGAGGTCACTTTTGGTTTAACCATTTGCTGGTCctgtttagtgggctcgagataaggacgagacatttaggtgccattgtcataaaagcGGGCCGTAAAAactctcttctttgttctaggttcctgtttctcacaagagagaagggggtgttgggccatgtgttacttgaAAGTGTCTCTCTCTAGTCTTTGATGTTAgatcttatgtgtgtgcgtgtttgtgggGGGTGCAGGGTCCTTGCCCCTGCGGTTCGTGGAATGTTGACTTCGGGACCAGATGAAAGTTCTGGTCATAATGGAAAGTTTcgaattaaaacttttcatttcttcatttcgatcTGGTTATCTGGTATTCgtattcggtccatactccactacagtgtGCAAACACTTGCAGCAATCACTTTTCTTGGAAGGTGGACAGGGCGATGGCAAAGGCTTGCACTGCACACAAGGGGGATCTGTAGTCCAAAACAAACTTGTTCTTATCCACTCGACCGAACAGCATCACCACCTCTTCAGCACCTGCAAAGGCAAATACTGGATGTTAGAACATGGGCACAGAGCATCATCAGAGCCAAATACTGCTCTTGTGGAGCATCAGTCTCTAAATGGAGCTAGTGACTCCCTCTTGTGGACAGTCTTTAatctgctaaacatgagtgaagGAATGAATCAGGGCTAAGCTACTTTCATAAGGTGCTTCTAAACAgtcaaaacaaataaagagctatggctgtgtgagagagaaggcaCTGGAGAGCGAGTACAGAGAAAGATTAATTGAAAAACAACCATCCAAAGACGTGCTGTGAGTAAACACTGCTGAACTCACCATTCACAGCAGAGACCAGCTGGAAGTTTTTCACTGAGGGCTTTGTTACTCTGCCTCCAAAGCTGAGCTCGTGTCTTCCTGTCTCTGTGTTGAAGACAGGCTCTTTGTCTTTGAGGACAGTAAGGTTGGACAGCTCCGGTTCCTAGAGACCCTGGATTAAACAATCCTgtgaaccaaacacacacacacacaaattaagaaatccattttatacatttttatccatatccattttatcagccccactgaccacacatgAGCCCTGTGTAGTGGTCTACAGTGCTGTTATACTCACATTAGCAGACTTCCAGTAAACAGGAAGACGCTGCAGGTTGCTGTCCACACTGGGTATGACCACAGTCCTCATTTTTGGCTTTTTAAACCCCAGGAAGTTGTTTTCCTACAGAGAGAACATATAGCATGTCCAGATGTCTGAGGCGTTGAGTGGTGTCCAGTGAGAATGTGTATACTCTCATATATGACAGTTGCAAGCTGCTCATGAACGTGTCCCTTTCCACGGTTTCCGCAGCTAGAACTGAGCGTGAACTCAGTCTGCTTTTTGTTGAACCTGAGGTTAACACAGAAGATGTTGAGAAGAGAGTGTTGAGGGGATGATGTTCACCCGTGACAATGGGTGTAGacacaaggaggtcattttaaggtTATGACTGTTGTACATATATTTACAGACATCGTTACGCACCTCACTTGCCCCAAAGATGCACTACTACTAAAAAACTGGTCCAGTGAGATCTCATAGGCTGCCTTCTTGTACTACCTCAACATTCTGGCAGCCAAGAGCAATTTCCGAGAATTAAAAACAAGAGATTAGAACTAGAAAGATATTTAGAGAGAAGAAACACAGCATTTGCTGCATACATTtacactcttaaatataaaaatgcagcaaaaaaaactgaacaaacTTTTGAACTGGTAAAAAACGTTTAAATCAAGTGAAGGTTCTTTAAACTTTCTTTAACAAACATGGTGCTTTATGGAAATAAAAGTTCTATGGCATTGCTAAATGAACGCTGTGTAGAGTGTACACTTAACATTAATGAAATTAATGGTCACAAAAAGATGTTGGTTATCGTTGGCTTAGGAATTCTCCACTAACCTCACTGCCGTCCTTTAGCTCCTGAAACATGAAGTAGTAGGGCATGGACTTGAACCTGATCATGTTCCACCTGCGCTTTATGCAGCACCTGATTGTGGGGCCACTTTGAAGTGGTGCCAACACAAACCGTGTGGTCTCAACAAATTCCTGGGACAACTGTTCCTCTTCTGTGGTGCTTCCCTCCAGACTGTCCTCTGAGCCAACTGTCTTGGGCTCAGTCTCCTTATCAGCTGgaggtgtgttgttgttttcctgAGGTCCAGGGCTGGTCTCCTGTCCCTCAACACTCTCCTCTGTGGTGGGAGGCagcttttgtgatgtcacctTTGGAGTTAAGAGCCTTCTCAGCAGCCCTTTCTTCTGCCTCTGGAGCTCCTGTCTCGTCTCCATTTTCTGGGTGTCCAGTGGGCTCTCAGTCGCTTTCTGTTCCATCTGCTCCTCAGGTGACAGAGGCAGCTCTTCATCTCTCGGTTTCTCAGTTTCACCAAGAAGGTTTTCCTCTCCATCTTTCACCTTTGCATCTCCTTCCTCCTTTTCCTCCAATTTACTCTCCATTTGCCTCTTTTCCTCCTCCATCTTCCTCTCAATCTCTCTGAGACGGAGAATCTCTTGTTCAGTCATTTTCTGCTCCACCACCTCCAACACTCTCCACCAGTTGCTCCAGCTTTTTAATATtccccttctccttctccttttctttcctctctctctctctttcatcaaCCTTCTAGATCTTGCTTTCCACCAAGGCCAGCTCCCGCTTTGCTGCCATTTCTATGTAGTGCTGAACGATTAATCGTATTTAAATCGAAATCGCAATTGGAGTGGACCCGATTTTTGAATCGCGGGACCTGCAATTTGAATTAGCCAATAGACTGCACATTTTACAAGGGAATAATcatccaataaaaataaacacgcAACCAGCCAATCAAATGCCACCAATTATGCAGGGGCTATGCCTGGGGCACATTTTTTAACAAGCAGCTTAGCACTAGAGTTCGTGGAAAAGATGAGTGCTTCATCTGTGCAAGAGAGTGAGACCCAAGATCCAGAGGAAAAATGGCACGTCATTTGTTTGGGAGTACTTTGGTTTCAGGAAAACTGACATTTGCCAAAAGCAGGTACTGTGCAAGACATGTCGAGCGTTGGTGCTAACCTCACGAGGCAACACCCCAAACCTCTATCAGCATTtaaagaaacatcacagacatatCTATGATGAATGTATGTCTAAAAAGGCCCAGCCATCAACCGGCACAATTTCCTAACATGATAACCAAGCAAACCTTAGTCACAGAGGCATTTGAAAGCGTCACTCCATATGAAAAAAGTTCGCGAAGGCACCGAGAGATTACCGACTCTATTGCGAAGTACTTGGCGAAAGACGTGGTGCCAATTCACACAGTCTCTAAAAACGGCTTCCGAAACCTTCTCCAGACACTTGATAAGAGATACCAGATTCCCTCACGCACATACTTCAGCCAAGTCGCTACAACAGGACTGTATGCTTCGTGAAGACATAGAGTTGAAATGGAGCTAAAAAATGTGGAGTTTTACTCGACAACTACAGACATGTGGTCGAGCCGAACTGCTGAACCATACCAGAGCCTCACTGTTCACTTCATAAGTGAAGCTTTCGAATTAAAGACTTGTTGTCTACAGACGTCGTACTTTCCTCTTGACCATACGGGAGAGAACATTGCAAATGGATTGAAAGATGCGTTGGCCAGCTGGGGTCTGAATGAAGAGGGGCAAGTGTGCATTACCACAGATAACGCATCTACCATGATTAAGGCAGCTGAAATG from Hoplias malabaricus isolate fHopMal1 chromosome 5, fHopMal1.hap1, whole genome shotgun sequence encodes:
- the LOC136697304 gene encoding tubby protein homolog; the encoded protein is MTEQEILRLREIERKMEEEKRQMESKLEEKEEGDAKVKDGEENLLGETEKPRDEELPLSPEEQMEQKATESPLDTQKMETRQELQRQKKGLLRRLLTPKVTSQKLPPTTEESVEGQETSPGPQENNNTPPADKETEPKTVGSEDSLEGSTTEEEQLSQEFVETTRFVLAPLQSGPTIRCCIKRRWNMIRFKSMPYYFMFQELKDGSEYKKAAYEISLDQFFSSSASLGQVRFNKKQTEFTLSSSCGNRGKGHVHEQLATENNFLGFKKPKMRTVVIPSVDSNLQRLPVYWKSANEPELSNLTVLKDKEPVFNTETGRHELSFGGRVTKPSVKNFQLVSAVNGAEEVVMLFGRVDKNKFVLDYRSPLCAVQAFAIALSTFQEK